A section of the Rossellomorea marisflavi genome encodes:
- a CDS encoding aminopeptidase → MNEQRRNNLKNYAALAVKVGVNIQGGQALWISAPLGTEEFVRLVVKEAYLAGSKNVHVQWFDEEILRTHYELAPEETFYEYPEWLAAAHEWLVDHKGAFLQVDSGDPDLLKGIDAERITAFEKASGDALDRFYEAIENDHIPWSIVAIPSQKWAEKVFPHLMGTEAVDALWENIFQSVRMYESDPVEAWKRHISELTKRAERLNDLNLRKLHYTAPGTDLTVDLHEDHIWLTGASKTPDGKDFIANMPTEEVYTVPVKNGVNGTVRATKPLAYNGNVIDGFTLTFKDGKIIHASAQTGEEILKKMIEVDEGAAFLGEVALVPHDSPISNSGILFFNTLFDENASNHLAIGSSYPTCMKDGSILSDEEKEAKGLNESVVHEDFMIGSERMDIVGTTMNGESVQIFKDGNWAF, encoded by the coding sequence ATGAATGAGCAGCGAAGGAATAATCTGAAGAATTATGCGGCCCTTGCAGTGAAAGTAGGGGTGAATATCCAAGGGGGACAGGCACTTTGGATCAGTGCTCCCCTCGGGACGGAGGAATTTGTCCGTTTGGTGGTGAAAGAAGCCTATTTGGCCGGCTCGAAAAATGTGCATGTCCAGTGGTTCGATGAAGAAATACTGAGGACCCACTATGAACTGGCACCGGAAGAAACTTTTTATGAGTATCCTGAGTGGCTGGCCGCTGCCCACGAATGGCTTGTTGACCATAAAGGTGCTTTCCTGCAGGTTGACTCTGGGGACCCCGATCTTTTGAAGGGGATTGACGCGGAAAGGATCACCGCTTTTGAAAAAGCGAGCGGAGATGCTCTGGACCGATTTTACGAAGCCATCGAAAACGACCACATACCATGGTCGATCGTGGCAATCCCTTCTCAGAAATGGGCAGAGAAGGTGTTTCCTCACCTAATGGGCACAGAGGCAGTCGATGCCTTATGGGAAAATATCTTCCAATCAGTACGGATGTATGAATCCGATCCTGTTGAAGCGTGGAAAAGACATATCAGCGAGCTTACAAAAAGGGCAGAAAGACTGAACGATTTGAACTTAAGGAAATTACATTATACTGCACCAGGCACAGACCTTACCGTGGATCTCCACGAGGACCATATTTGGCTGACAGGGGCAAGCAAAACACCAGATGGAAAGGACTTCATCGCCAACATGCCTACGGAGGAAGTGTATACCGTTCCGGTCAAAAACGGGGTGAACGGGACCGTCCGTGCAACAAAACCCCTTGCCTACAACGGCAATGTAATCGATGGGTTCACTCTTACATTCAAAGATGGGAAGATCATTCATGCTTCTGCTCAAACAGGAGAAGAGATCCTTAAGAAGATGATCGAAGTCGACGAAGGGGCGGCATTCCTTGGGGAAGTAGCCCTCGTTCCCCACGATTCACCGATCTCAAACTCCGGAATTCTATTCTTTAACACGCTCTTTGATGAAAATGCATCTAATCACTTGGCAATCGGTTCTTCCTACCCTACCTGCATGAAGGATGGCAGCATTCTCTCTGATGAGGAGAAGGAAGCAAAGGGACTGAACGAAAGCGTGGTTCATGAAGATTTCATGATCGGTTCCGAGAGGATGGATATCGTCGGTACAACCATGAATGGAGAGAGTGTCCAGATTTTCAAAGACGGGAACTGGGCATTCTGA
- the glpK gene encoding glycerol kinase GlpK produces MEKFILSLDQGTTSSRAILFNQKGEAAHTAQKEFTQHFPKPGWVEHNANEIWGSILAVIASVLSESSVKAEQIEGIGITNQRETTVVWDKETGDPVYNAIVWQSRQTAGICDELKAQGLNDKFRDKTGLLIDAYFSGTKVKWILDNVDGAREKAEAGKLLFGTIDTWLIWKMSGGKAHVTDYSNASRTLMYNIYDLEWDKELLDILGVPESMLPEVRPSSEVYGTTIPYHFFGREIPIAGAAGDQQAALFGQACYNEGMAKNTYGTGCFMLMNTGEKAVKSDNGLLTTLAWGIDGKVVYALEGSIFVAGSAIQWLRDGLRMFNNAADSQAYAERVDSTDGVYVVPAFVGLGTPYWDSDVRGSVFGLTRGTSKEHFVRATLESLAYQTKDVLTAMEADSNIPLKKLRVDGGAVKNDFLMQFQSDILDVPVERPVVNETTALGAAYLAGLAVGFWKDQNEISQQWNMEKQYDPDMEQEKQEELYNGWKKAVKATMAFK; encoded by the coding sequence ATGGAAAAATTCATTCTCTCCCTTGACCAAGGGACCACAAGCTCAAGGGCAATCCTTTTTAATCAGAAAGGTGAAGCGGCCCATACGGCACAAAAAGAATTCACTCAACATTTCCCGAAACCAGGCTGGGTAGAACACAATGCCAATGAAATCTGGGGATCGATCCTTGCCGTCATTGCAAGCGTTTTATCCGAATCAAGCGTAAAAGCAGAGCAAATCGAAGGAATCGGAATCACAAACCAGCGTGAAACAACAGTGGTATGGGATAAAGAAACAGGGGATCCCGTATATAACGCAATCGTTTGGCAGTCAAGGCAAACGGCTGGAATCTGTGATGAACTGAAGGCCCAAGGATTGAACGACAAATTCCGGGATAAAACCGGATTGTTAATCGATGCATATTTCTCCGGGACAAAAGTAAAATGGATCCTTGATAATGTTGATGGGGCCAGGGAAAAAGCTGAAGCTGGAAAACTTCTATTCGGTACGATCGATACGTGGCTCATTTGGAAGATGAGTGGTGGAAAAGCGCATGTAACGGATTATTCCAACGCATCCCGTACACTCATGTACAATATTTATGATCTTGAGTGGGACAAAGAACTGCTTGATATCCTTGGGGTTCCTGAAAGCATGCTACCAGAAGTGAGACCGTCTTCTGAAGTGTACGGAACGACGATTCCTTATCATTTCTTCGGGCGTGAAATCCCGATCGCTGGAGCTGCAGGGGACCAGCAAGCAGCCTTGTTCGGACAAGCTTGTTATAACGAAGGTATGGCAAAGAACACTTATGGCACAGGTTGCTTCATGCTGATGAATACTGGAGAGAAGGCTGTGAAATCTGACAACGGTCTGTTGACGACACTTGCATGGGGTATTGATGGTAAGGTCGTATATGCCCTTGAAGGAAGCATCTTCGTTGCCGGCTCGGCAATCCAATGGCTTCGCGACGGTCTGCGCATGTTCAACAACGCAGCAGACAGCCAGGCTTATGCAGAACGCGTTGATTCTACGGATGGCGTGTACGTAGTACCTGCATTTGTAGGATTGGGAACTCCATACTGGGATAGCGATGTTCGCGGATCTGTATTCGGATTGACACGTGGTACGTCCAAAGAACATTTTGTCAGAGCAACATTGGAATCCCTTGCGTATCAAACGAAAGATGTCTTGACTGCAATGGAAGCCGATTCCAACATTCCTCTGAAGAAACTCCGTGTAGATGGTGGAGCAGTCAAAAATGATTTCTTGATGCAGTTCCAAAGTGATATCCTAGACGTGCCGGTCGAGCGTCCGGTCGTCAATGAGACGACTGCCCTAGGTGCTGCGTACCTTGCAGGACTTGCCGTTGGATTCTGGAAGGATCAAAATGAAATTTCTCAACAGTGGAACATGGAGAAGCAATATGATCCGGATATGGAACAAGAAAAACAGGAAGAACTTTACAATGGGTGGAAAAAAGCCGTAAAAGCAACTATGGCTTTCAAATAA
- a CDS encoding MIP/aquaporin family protein has product MSPFLAEVLGTALLIVFGAGVCANVNLKKSFAYNSGWIVITFGWGLGVAMAAYAVGQFSGAHLNPAVTFGLAFNGDFPWSDVPMYILAQMIGAIIGSAIIYLHFLPHWHATKDPGVKLGVFATGPAIPHYFSNILSEIIGTFVLVIGLLTIGANTFAEGLNPFIVGFLIIAIGISLGGTTGYAINPARDLGPRIAHFILPIPGKGSSNWGYSWIPVLGPLLGGSFAGVFYKAFFSGSMTSAFWIILAVMVVVLVLAYMADRKQSLAEKAALLADEN; this is encoded by the coding sequence ATGTCTCCATTTTTAGCTGAAGTGTTGGGAACTGCACTGCTTATCGTATTCGGTGCAGGGGTATGTGCCAACGTCAATTTAAAAAAATCATTTGCTTATAACTCCGGATGGATCGTCATCACATTCGGTTGGGGCTTGGGTGTTGCTATGGCTGCCTATGCAGTCGGTCAATTCAGTGGAGCCCATTTGAATCCGGCGGTTACATTTGGACTTGCTTTCAACGGGGACTTCCCTTGGAGCGATGTACCGATGTACATTCTAGCTCAAATGATCGGTGCCATTATCGGTTCTGCGATCATCTATCTGCATTTCCTTCCACACTGGCATGCAACAAAGGATCCGGGAGTAAAGTTGGGCGTGTTTGCAACAGGTCCTGCAATCCCACATTATTTCTCGAATATCTTAAGTGAAATCATTGGAACTTTCGTCTTGGTTATAGGATTATTGACAATAGGGGCGAATACATTTGCAGAGGGATTGAATCCATTCATCGTCGGGTTCCTGATCATCGCTATCGGTATCTCGCTAGGTGGTACCACTGGATATGCGATCAACCCTGCACGTGACCTCGGTCCACGTATCGCTCATTTCATCCTGCCGATCCCGGGTAAAGGATCATCCAACTGGGGGTACTCATGGATTCCGGTTCTTGGTCCGCTATTGGGTGGATCATTCGCCGGTGTATTCTACAAAGCATTCTTCAGCGGATCGATGACATCGGCGTTCTGGATCATCCTTGCCGTGATGGTTGTAGTGTTGGTACTCGCTTACATGGCAGACAGGAAACAATCTCTTGCTGAAAAAGCTGCATTACTAGCAGACGAAAATTGA
- a CDS encoding serine hydrolase domain-containing protein has product MKEIARKNDSSGHALYIMKDGKTVLEHYGGYHSFEPAAQEVKATSRFNIASARKSYIALVIAYALYDRLLELDRPLEDYMEESNPVFSGVSIRHLLTHTHGIGEGGEGLYTEFTPGENWSYNNVGVDTLAHLVMEMYGGTISSFLQERIFDQLNWKETGWENEDSPQLVKIISSRDEKALNGLHADCDGSRKNLFVSAREFAWWGQLHLDKGKVGNRQIIPEEVVNLATTIQTPSGLPYDLPRNGAFWYVQDIPRMKSEIGDAVPVGSYQILGVTGPTILVIPKYQIVAVKMYNKRYNYGGANYLHYLKEYSNRVADACT; this is encoded by the coding sequence GTGAAGGAGATCGCCCGCAAAAATGATAGTTCAGGCCACGCCCTCTATATTATGAAAGATGGGAAGACCGTGCTTGAACATTACGGCGGATATCACTCGTTTGAACCCGCTGCCCAAGAGGTGAAGGCTACATCACGCTTCAATATCGCATCCGCAAGGAAGAGTTACATAGCGTTGGTGATTGCATATGCCCTGTACGACAGATTGCTTGAATTAGATCGACCCTTAGAGGATTATATGGAAGAAAGTAATCCAGTGTTCAGTGGGGTCTCAATCAGGCATCTCCTCACCCACACCCATGGTATCGGGGAAGGGGGCGAGGGCCTCTATACGGAATTTACTCCAGGAGAGAACTGGAGCTATAACAATGTTGGAGTAGATACATTGGCGCATCTGGTGATGGAGATGTACGGTGGGACCATCAGCTCCTTCCTTCAGGAAAGAATCTTCGACCAGCTTAATTGGAAGGAAACTGGCTGGGAAAATGAAGATTCTCCCCAATTGGTTAAGATTATCAGCAGCAGAGATGAAAAAGCTTTAAACGGTCTGCATGCAGATTGCGATGGTTCAAGGAAAAATTTATTTGTTTCTGCAAGGGAATTCGCTTGGTGGGGTCAGTTGCATCTTGATAAAGGGAAGGTCGGTAACCGGCAAATCATTCCTGAAGAAGTGGTTAATCTTGCAACTACCATCCAGACGCCTAGTGGACTTCCTTACGACCTGCCGCGGAACGGGGCTTTTTGGTATGTACAGGACATCCCACGGATGAAAAGTGAAATCGGGGATGCTGTCCCCGTTGGTTCCTACCAGATTCTCGGGGTGACAGGGCCAACGATCCTGGTGATCCCGAAATATCAAATTGTTGCTGTCAAAATGTATAACAAAAGGTATAATTACGGAGGCGCAAATTACCTTCATTATTTGAAGGAATATAGTAATCGGGTGGCAGACGCCTGTACATAA
- a CDS encoding peptidoglycan D,D-transpeptidase FtsI family protein codes for MKEKKAKKNQTTVRMNLLFVSVFFLFSMLILRLGVVQIVKGNQYEAEVSRTENVKSDNGNPPRGKIYDRYRNVIVDNVPMNAITYTSTQSTKSKEMLEVAENLSKLIDIDEKVIESITDRDKQDYWLLRNKEKASELVTKDELAKLEADEELDEDERNKKAYEMQLDRIPENELKAFTNEELKVLAIFRQFNTGYALTPKIVKNKNVSDEEMARVSENLSSLPGVNVTTDWERKYVQDSTLRSILGKVSTTEQGIPTELVDDFKSKGYAMNDRVGTSYFESEYESLLKGKKEEIEHITKNGSVIDSQMIKEGHSGKDVYLTIDLKLQKELETIVEEELSKQAAKGWESPYLDRAYLIMMNPYTGEILSMVGKKYGHDKDGNVELQDDALGTFTSEYGVGSAVKGATVLTGYMTGSLAIGESLLDEAIQIKDTPVKRSWFNQSRGAMYMTDKQALEWSSNAYMWKTAFKVAGVTYQKDQPMNIKRETFDTFRNHFKQFGLGVKTEIDLPGEADGLQGSEYKPGNLMDFAIGQYDTYTPMQLAQYVSTIANGGYRMQPHIMKEIREPNYESEKVGSLLYEHESKVLNRLDASEEEIHSVQQGFYRVAHGANGTANNFANAPYDAAAKSGTAEAFYYAPERGKNLETYNTTLVGYAPYSHPEVSFAVVLPASHQDKDPYVNKTIAKRAMDKYFELKKEYEKKGYYSESTDKEVIDSEEE; via the coding sequence ATGAAGGAAAAGAAAGCAAAGAAAAATCAGACGACGGTCCGGATGAATCTGCTGTTCGTTTCCGTGTTTTTTCTGTTCTCCATGCTCATTCTCCGACTTGGTGTTGTGCAAATTGTCAAAGGAAATCAATATGAAGCGGAAGTATCGAGAACGGAAAACGTCAAGTCGGATAACGGCAATCCACCCCGAGGCAAAATCTATGACCGCTACCGGAATGTGATTGTTGATAACGTCCCGATGAATGCCATTACGTATACAAGCACTCAGTCGACAAAATCTAAAGAAATGCTGGAAGTAGCTGAAAACCTCTCCAAACTGATTGATATTGACGAAAAAGTGATCGAGAGCATCACCGACCGTGACAAACAAGATTACTGGCTACTCCGAAACAAGGAAAAAGCCTCTGAGCTCGTCACCAAGGATGAATTGGCTAAATTGGAAGCCGATGAAGAACTGGACGAAGATGAACGAAACAAAAAAGCGTATGAAATGCAACTAGACAGAATTCCTGAAAATGAACTGAAGGCTTTTACAAATGAGGAATTGAAAGTACTCGCTATCTTCCGCCAGTTCAATACCGGATATGCCCTGACACCGAAGATTGTCAAGAATAAAAACGTCAGTGATGAAGAGATGGCCAGGGTAAGTGAAAACCTCTCAAGTCTTCCAGGAGTGAATGTTACTACGGACTGGGAGAGGAAGTATGTCCAGGACAGTACATTGCGATCAATCTTAGGTAAGGTGTCCACAACGGAACAAGGAATCCCTACAGAATTGGTAGATGACTTCAAATCCAAAGGGTACGCCATGAACGACCGGGTCGGAACCAGCTATTTTGAATCAGAGTATGAGAGTCTTTTGAAAGGAAAAAAAGAGGAGATTGAACACATCACCAAAAACGGAAGCGTCATTGACTCTCAGATGATTAAAGAAGGACATAGTGGAAAGGACGTCTACCTTACCATTGATCTAAAGCTTCAAAAAGAATTGGAAACAATCGTAGAAGAAGAGTTAAGCAAGCAGGCCGCCAAAGGCTGGGAGTCCCCGTATCTTGATCGTGCCTATCTGATTATGATGAATCCTTATACGGGTGAGATCCTCTCCATGGTAGGGAAGAAATATGGTCATGATAAAGACGGAAATGTGGAACTACAAGATGATGCACTTGGAACCTTTACTTCGGAATACGGAGTGGGGTCAGCTGTAAAAGGTGCCACTGTGTTGACAGGGTATATGACTGGCAGTCTGGCTATCGGAGAATCCCTTTTGGATGAGGCCATCCAGATAAAAGATACTCCAGTCAAACGCTCATGGTTCAACCAAAGCAGAGGAGCCATGTACATGACGGATAAGCAAGCCCTTGAATGGTCCTCAAATGCATACATGTGGAAAACGGCTTTTAAAGTAGCCGGTGTAACATATCAAAAAGATCAACCGATGAACATCAAAAGAGAAACCTTCGATACATTCCGTAATCATTTCAAACAATTTGGACTTGGAGTCAAAACGGAAATTGATCTTCCGGGTGAAGCAGATGGGCTCCAGGGTTCCGAGTATAAGCCGGGTAACCTTATGGACTTTGCCATCGGTCAATACGATACGTATACCCCGATGCAATTGGCTCAATATGTATCCACCATCGCCAATGGAGGATACCGGATGCAGCCTCATATCATGAAAGAAATCAGAGAGCCGAACTATGAGAGTGAAAAAGTCGGATCCTTGTTATATGAACACGAGTCGAAAGTGTTAAATAGGCTTGATGCTTCTGAAGAAGAAATTCATTCAGTGCAACAAGGGTTCTACCGAGTGGCCCATGGTGCGAATGGAACAGCTAATAACTTTGCCAACGCTCCTTATGATGCCGCCGCAAAGTCGGGTACAGCTGAAGCATTCTACTATGCTCCTGAACGCGGAAAAAACCTGGAAACCTATAACACTACACTCGTAGGGTACGCACCGTATTCACATCCTGAAGTGTCGTTTGCAGTAGTACTCCCTGCATCTCATCAGGATAAAGATCCGTATGTCAACAAAACCATCGCTAAACGAGCCATGGATAAATACTTCGAGTTGAAAAAGGAATACGAGAAAAAGGGTTATTACAGTGAATCAACAGATAAAGAAGTCATAGACTCAGAAGAAGAATGA
- a CDS encoding SET domain-containing protein, giving the protein MIEVKMSPVSDGELRRGVFAKQDIPKGELIHEAPVIPYPNEEHHYIEKTFLADYVFEYGMNHTALLLGYGMLFNHSYTPNTIYDINFDNHTFDFYAYRDIKAGEELFINYNGEVDNDDPLWFNEKESDEEGTS; this is encoded by the coding sequence ATGATTGAAGTGAAAATGTCTCCCGTCAGTGACGGGGAACTTAGAAGAGGTGTCTTTGCTAAACAGGATATCCCAAAAGGAGAGCTGATTCATGAGGCTCCCGTGATTCCATACCCAAATGAAGAGCATCATTATATTGAAAAGACCTTCTTGGCGGATTATGTGTTTGAGTATGGCATGAACCATACGGCACTCCTCCTCGGCTATGGAATGCTTTTCAACCATTCTTATACTCCAAATACGATCTATGACATCAACTTTGATAATCATACATTCGATTTTTATGCGTATCGGGATATTAAAGCTGGCGAAGAGCTGTTTATCAACTACAATGGTGAAGTCGATAATGACGATCCTCTATGGTTTAACGAAAAAGAAAGTGACGAAGAAGGGACCTCCTAA
- a CDS encoding D-alanyl-D-alanine carboxypeptidase family protein — translation MKGRKTASALLVSMLAVAGFQVEAFAAGEPEIHADAAIVIDGNTGKIMYGENEHEELGIASMTKMMTEYLVQEAVKEGKIKWDQSYKISDKVYQLANAPGLSNVPLKQGESYTVKELYEAMVIKSGNGAAIALSEIVAGSEGEFVKQMNAKAKELGMKHYHFVNSSGLSNVDMLGMYPEGTEPDDENVVSAEDMATLAYRLIHDYPETLETSGLSSKKFRPGTDEELTMKSTNGLLKGKSFYYKGADGLKTGTTPFAGTTFTATAERNGNRYISVILDAKDANGQSSSAERFIQSAELLDYGFNEFEEVDLSLKDATSAPGNIIKVYNGKERELGVSIKEPIALTLPKEQKEKTEVELVLDPDKVTDEGKLIAPIEKGEKVGVLKVKNPPEEEYIPDGEPASYSVDVTADETVEKASWVVRSARGIKSFFKDLF, via the coding sequence ATGAAAGGACGTAAGACGGCATCTGCCCTTTTGGTATCCATGCTTGCCGTCGCCGGGTTTCAAGTTGAAGCCTTTGCGGCGGGGGAGCCGGAAATCCATGCGGATGCAGCCATTGTGATAGATGGAAACACAGGAAAGATCATGTATGGTGAAAATGAACATGAAGAGCTGGGAATTGCCAGCATGACCAAAATGATGACGGAGTATCTGGTTCAAGAAGCTGTAAAAGAAGGGAAGATCAAATGGGATCAATCCTACAAGATCAGCGACAAAGTCTATCAGCTTGCCAACGCTCCCGGATTGAGCAATGTGCCTCTGAAGCAGGGCGAATCTTATACGGTCAAAGAACTCTATGAAGCCATGGTCATCAAATCTGGAAACGGCGCTGCGATCGCCCTTTCAGAAATCGTCGCTGGATCAGAAGGTGAATTCGTCAAGCAGATGAATGCAAAAGCGAAAGAACTCGGGATGAAGCATTATCACTTCGTCAATTCTTCCGGTCTCAGCAACGTCGATATGCTTGGCATGTATCCTGAAGGTACTGAACCGGATGATGAGAATGTCGTCTCTGCTGAAGATATGGCCACCCTTGCCTATCGCCTCATTCACGACTACCCTGAAACCCTTGAAACATCGGGTCTTTCATCCAAGAAGTTCCGACCGGGAACCGATGAAGAACTGACCATGAAAAGTACAAACGGGCTACTCAAGGGGAAATCCTTCTATTATAAAGGAGCAGACGGGTTGAAAACCGGGACGACCCCATTTGCCGGTACCACGTTCACAGCAACAGCCGAACGGAATGGAAACCGCTACATATCCGTCATCTTGGATGCAAAGGATGCGAATGGTCAATCCAGTAGTGCCGAGCGGTTCATTCAATCTGCCGAGCTTTTGGACTACGGGTTCAATGAATTCGAGGAAGTGGATTTATCCCTAAAAGATGCAACCTCAGCACCTGGAAACATAATAAAGGTATACAACGGAAAAGAAAGAGAACTCGGCGTCTCCATAAAAGAACCAATTGCACTCACCCTTCCAAAAGAACAAAAAGAAAAGACTGAGGTGGAATTGGTCCTGGATCCGGATAAAGTAACAGATGAAGGAAAGCTGATCGCTCCGATTGAAAAAGGGGAAAAGGTCGGTGTCCTCAAGGTGAAAAATCCTCCTGAAGAGGAGTATATCCCGGACGGTGAACCTGCTTCTTACTCAGTGGACGTAACGGCTGATGAGACGGTTGAAAAAGCGAGCTGGGTTGTGCGAAGCGCCAGGGGCATCAAGTCCTTCTTTAAAGACCTTTTTTAA
- a CDS encoding DUF805 domain-containing protein, whose translation MSWFLKGMKQYADFSGRARRQEFWMYMLFYSIFGIILYGVAVIGMAMQSEGIILLGMGIYILYALALLLPTLAITVRRLHDTGRSGFWYFIGFVPLVGGIILLVFCCLDSENGNNQWGSNPKNSDSMIEAI comes from the coding sequence ATGAGCTGGTTTTTAAAGGGTATGAAGCAATACGCTGATTTCAGTGGGAGAGCAAGAAGGCAAGAGTTTTGGATGTACATGCTGTTTTATTCTATTTTTGGAATAATTCTTTATGGTGTAGCAGTAATAGGAATGGCCATGCAGTCTGAAGGAATCATATTGCTTGGAATGGGTATTTATATTCTATATGCACTTGCACTCCTTTTACCAACATTGGCGATAACTGTGAGAAGGCTTCACGACACTGGACGAAGCGGGTTTTGGTACTTCATCGGGTTCGTTCCATTAGTCGGAGGAATCATTCTATTGGTGTTCTGCTGTCTTGATAGCGAAAACGGAAACAACCAGTGGGGGTCGAATCCTAAGAATAGCGACAGTATGATTGAAGCAATCTAA
- a CDS encoding glycerol-3-phosphate responsive antiterminator gives MSFEGQSILPAVRSMKDFDKMLKTSFQYGVFLDLHVGMLKSVFDYAKKEKRNMFLHLDLIHGLSSDEYATEYICQEIKPYGIISTKGSVIKKARQRGIYATQRIFVIDSSAMKRSIELIHKTDPDYIEVLPGVVPKIIREIGEKTGKPIFAGGLIDTVEEVEASLEAGATAITTSNLDLWKYYDRKNLNN, from the coding sequence ATGAGTTTTGAAGGACAAAGTATTTTACCTGCAGTGAGATCGATGAAGGATTTTGACAAGATGCTCAAGACTTCATTCCAATACGGAGTCTTCCTTGATCTCCACGTAGGGATGCTGAAAAGTGTATTTGACTATGCTAAAAAGGAAAAACGGAATATGTTCCTCCATCTGGATTTGATCCACGGCTTATCAAGTGATGAATATGCTACAGAATATATCTGTCAGGAAATCAAGCCGTACGGGATCATCTCCACCAAAGGGAGCGTGATTAAAAAAGCACGTCAGCGGGGGATTTATGCCACCCAGCGAATATTCGTCATTGATTCCAGTGCCATGAAAAGGAGCATTGAACTCATTCACAAGACGGACCCCGACTACATAGAGGTGCTTCCCGGGGTAGTACCTAAAATTATTCGTGAAATAGGCGAAAAGACGGGTAAACCGATTTTTGCAGGTGGTTTGATTGATACCGTGGAGGAAGTAGAGGCATCCCTTGAAGCCGGTGCCACGGCCATAACAACCTCCAATCTAGATCTTTGGAAATATTATGATAGAAAAAATCTTAATAACTGA
- a CDS encoding nucleotidyltransferase family protein produces the protein MIKHDPWMMNILKVTAELGLPDGWVCAGFVRNKVWNHLHGRGREPLNDIDVVYYDPSDTDEETEKKIEVQLLKSVPHAPWSVKNQARMHEVNGDDPYASTADAISKFPETATSVAVRINDSQALQLLAPWGIDDLVTMEVRPTPHFQEKPDGHTVYEKRIHEKGWNKKWPMVKVFSRGGSYE, from the coding sequence ATGATTAAACATGATCCATGGATGATGAATATCTTAAAGGTCACAGCCGAATTAGGCCTCCCCGATGGTTGGGTATGCGCAGGCTTTGTTCGAAACAAGGTGTGGAATCATCTCCATGGACGGGGACGGGAACCACTCAATGACATCGATGTGGTGTATTATGACCCTAGTGACACCGACGAAGAGACGGAGAAAAAGATCGAAGTTCAGCTTCTGAAGTCTGTTCCCCATGCTCCTTGGTCGGTGAAGAATCAGGCAAGGATGCATGAGGTGAATGGGGATGATCCTTATGCATCCACGGCCGATGCCATCTCAAAATTCCCTGAGACAGCCACGAGTGTAGCAGTCCGAATCAATGATTCACAGGCTCTCCAATTGCTTGCACCTTGGGGAATCGATGACCTTGTTACTATGGAAGTACGGCCGACCCCGCATTTTCAAGAAAAGCCAGACGGACATACGGTTTATGAGAAGAGAATACATGAAAAAGGATGGAACAAAAAATGGCCGATGGTGAAGGTCTTTTCTAGAGGGGGGAGCTATGAATGA